One Mesorhizobium loti genomic window carries:
- a CDS encoding Zinc-dependent metallopeptidase: MADEFYIGRALSASALARIADAVRAKFGVADKTWVDVIDIVELELPKIIKGYRFVVRPDREMTTPAYTGYDPISIVVSESVYIAACEGDDRSRMTIAHELGHVLLHSDFFNSKFNMHRSEHSEKRVMQAKGMHSSEYQAKRFAAYILAPKSISKNYSDPKKLASEAGISITAAKIAIKDANKYYI; this comes from the coding sequence ATGGCTGACGAATTCTACATCGGAAGAGCCCTGAGTGCCTCAGCTTTGGCCCGCATAGCAGATGCGGTGCGGGCCAAATTTGGAGTGGCAGATAAAACATGGGTTGACGTCATAGATATCGTCGAACTTGAGCTGCCCAAAATCATAAAAGGATACAGGTTTGTTGTAAGGCCGGATAGAGAGATGACCACTCCGGCTTACACAGGCTATGATCCCATAAGTATAGTTGTATCAGAAAGTGTTTATATTGCAGCATGTGAAGGTGATGACCGCTCGCGTATGACGATAGCGCATGAGCTTGGTCACGTTCTACTCCATTCTGATTTCTTCAATTCCAAGTTCAACATGCACAGATCTGAGCATTCAGAAAAGCGCGTTATGCAAGCCAAAGGAATGCACAGTTCGGAATATCAAGCGAAAAGATTTGCAGCATATATTTTGGCGCCAAAATCTATATCTAAAAACTACTCAGACCCAAAGAAACTAGCTTCTGAGGCGGGAATTTCGATAACTGCAGCGAAGATAGCAATAAAAGACGCCAACAAGTATTACATATAA
- a CDS encoding glycosyl hydrolase family protein produces the protein MRLSGAISFVIASLCLAGCSSTSGMDALDMQKPSNETTSSVLRPSAPIASVPVTKASNARKLAEAAPADDNAPPFGLAEEETVAFPAPELPDSVDPPVEPAALVSPPKLLSRAAPPMLAGPVTRYGFRDAKPINFGRSSPRHLAVHGVDVSRWQGNVNWEKLRAQGANFAYIKATDGGDHLDPMFMRNWRNADAAGLKRGAYHFFYWCRTAGEQADWFIRNVPKMDGALPPVIDVEWNGDSSCQRRPSREKVLEKMQVFMDKLERHYGQRPIIYTSPDFYRDNLQGAFLDYPFWLRAVARHPSKVYPGRKWLFWQYSGSGLSHGVTGRIDLNVFHGDERQWRAWAGGGGRQMMADAD, from the coding sequence ATGCGGTTATCAGGCGCCATCAGTTTCGTGATCGCATCGCTGTGCCTCGCCGGCTGTTCGTCGACATCGGGCATGGACGCGCTCGACATGCAGAAGCCGTCGAATGAAACCACCAGTTCGGTGCTGCGGCCAAGCGCACCGATCGCATCCGTTCCCGTGACCAAGGCCAGCAATGCGCGCAAGCTGGCCGAGGCCGCGCCAGCTGACGACAATGCTCCGCCTTTCGGCCTGGCGGAGGAAGAGACGGTGGCGTTTCCCGCGCCGGAATTGCCCGACAGCGTGGATCCGCCGGTCGAACCAGCAGCCCTGGTCTCGCCGCCAAAACTCTTGTCGCGGGCAGCCCCTCCGATGCTTGCCGGGCCGGTCACGCGTTACGGCTTTCGCGATGCCAAGCCGATCAATTTCGGCCGCTCCTCGCCCCGCCACCTTGCCGTGCATGGCGTCGACGTCTCGCGCTGGCAAGGTAACGTCAACTGGGAGAAGCTGCGCGCCCAGGGCGCCAACTTCGCCTACATCAAGGCGACAGACGGCGGCGACCATCTCGATCCGATGTTCATGAGGAACTGGCGCAATGCCGATGCCGCCGGTCTGAAGCGCGGCGCCTATCATTTCTTCTACTGGTGCCGCACCGCCGGCGAGCAGGCCGACTGGTTCATCCGCAACGTGCCGAAGATGGATGGCGCCTTGCCGCCGGTGATCGACGTCGAGTGGAATGGCGACTCCTCCTGCCAGCGGCGCCCGTCGCGCGAAAAGGTGCTGGAGAAGATGCAGGTGTTCATGGACAAGCTGGAGCGTCACTACGGCCAGCGTCCGATCATCTACACCTCGCCCGATTTCTATCGCGACAATCTCCAGGGCGCTTTTCTCGACTACCCCTTCTGGCTGCGCGCGGTGGCGCGGCATCCGTCAAAGGTCTATCCCGGCCGCAAATGGCTGTTCTGGCAGTATTCCGGCTCCGGTCTGTCGCACGGTGTGACCGGCCGCATCGACCTCAACGTCTTCCATGGCGACGAGCGGCAATGGCGCGCCTGGGCTGGCGGCGGTGGCCGTCAGATGATGGCCGACGCGGATTAG
- a CDS encoding PilZ domain-containing protein produces MANSVDPLKQDTDASKREHRPRVLKGGSVITGIQNSEIAVTLRNQHAGGAELKVPLEARVPDRFLLYVPLDGVAYRCEVRWRRNDRVGVQFTGTEPKPKLHYG; encoded by the coding sequence ATGGCGAACTCCGTAGACCCACTTAAGCAAGATACCGACGCCTCCAAGCGAGAGCACCGTCCGCGCGTGCTCAAGGGCGGTTCCGTTATTACCGGGATTCAGAACTCGGAAATCGCCGTTACGCTACGCAACCAGCATGCCGGGGGCGCCGAATTGAAAGTACCGCTCGAGGCGCGGGTTCCCGATCGTTTCCTGCTTTATGTGCCGCTCGACGGCGTCGCCTATCGCTGCGAGGTCCGCTGGCGCCGCAACGATCGGGTCGGTGTGCAGTTCACCGGCACCGAGCCGAAGCCGAAGCTGCATTACGGCTGA
- a CDS encoding type 12 methyltransferase, whose amino-acid sequence MDVLSQALAKSRQTISAYEDYADRYDTIVRHVPNPREQASLKRLVAIAGTAGRILEVGSGAGYDADFLEGLGVKVRRTDATKRFLELQAARGKHGELLDLLTDDLGGPYDAVLALAVLIHVPRDQIDQVLAKITGSLRPGGAFLVSMRNGDGETDSNYHTVLWRRDDFAARLEAAGLVLLRDDFNIGRNSEEWNTFLAVRPA is encoded by the coding sequence ATGGATGTGTTGTCGCAGGCTCTGGCGAAGAGCCGTCAAACGATCAGTGCTTATGAGGACTATGCGGATCGCTACGATACCATCGTGCGGCATGTTCCCAACCCAAGAGAGCAGGCATCGCTGAAGCGCCTCGTGGCGATCGCCGGCACAGCCGGCCGGATTCTGGAAGTCGGGTCGGGAGCCGGATATGACGCGGACTTTCTGGAGGGCCTGGGCGTCAAGGTTCGCCGCACTGACGCAACCAAGCGGTTTCTCGAGCTGCAGGCCGCGCGCGGCAAGCATGGTGAGCTTCTCGACCTCCTCACCGATGATCTCGGCGGGCCCTATGATGCCGTCCTGGCGCTCGCCGTCCTGATCCATGTGCCGCGCGACCAGATTGACCAGGTGCTGGCCAAGATAACCGGCTCGCTGCGGCCAGGCGGCGCCTTCCTTGTATCGATGCGCAATGGCGATGGCGAGACGGACAGCAACTATCACACGGTCTTGTGGCGCAGGGACGACTTCGCGGCCCGTCTCGAAGCCGCCGGGCTGGTGCTTCTCAGGGACGATTTCAACATTGGCCGCAACAGCGAGGAATGGAACACCTTCCTGGCTGTAAGGCCGGCATGA
- a CDS encoding Glyoxalase/bleomycin resistance protein/dioxygenase protein/dioxygenase — MIDHITIEVGDLEKSRLFYETAFAPLGYRLSFGKEGVFWAFDVGNGCLFEIQRTGEAPPLTHLHVAFRVGSKAEVDAFHQSALAAGAKDNGAPGPRPNYAVSYYACFVLDPDGYNIEAMIDEPSASS, encoded by the coding sequence ATGATCGATCACATAACCATCGAAGTGGGTGACTTGGAGAAGAGCAGGCTCTTCTACGAAACCGCTTTCGCGCCCCTGGGATATCGCCTGTCCTTCGGCAAGGAAGGCGTGTTCTGGGCCTTCGACGTCGGCAATGGCTGCCTGTTCGAAATCCAGCGAACCGGCGAGGCGCCGCCGCTCACCCATCTGCATGTTGCCTTCCGCGTCGGCAGCAAGGCAGAGGTCGATGCGTTCCACCAGTCGGCGCTGGCAGCCGGCGCCAAAGACAATGGCGCACCGGGCCCGCGTCCCAACTATGCGGTGAGCTACTACGCCTGCTTCGTGCTCGACCCCGACGGCTACAACATCGAGGCGATGATCGACGAGCCCTCGGCTTCATCCTAG
- a CDS encoding pyridoxamine 5'-phosphate oxidase-like protein, which produces MDAEIRDKIQTLLDQHRIMTVATLRADGWPQATTVGYVNDGLSLYFLCGLDSQKAANLARDDRLSLTIDHDTPQVMEITGLSMAARAQPVTDRAEAEKVLRMMPMKYPPQASMPFAMPTPEQVRIFRVVPSVISVLDYSKGFGHTDLVTF; this is translated from the coding sequence ATGGACGCAGAGATCAGAGACAAGATTCAGACGCTCCTTGATCAGCACCGCATCATGACGGTCGCAACACTGAGGGCGGACGGCTGGCCCCAGGCGACCACCGTGGGTTACGTCAATGACGGCCTTTCCCTCTATTTTCTTTGCGGGCTAGACAGCCAGAAGGCGGCGAATCTGGCGCGGGACGATCGCCTGTCGCTGACCATCGATCACGACACGCCTCAGGTAATGGAGATCACTGGCCTTTCCATGGCGGCACGGGCACAGCCGGTCACAGACAGGGCCGAGGCCGAGAAGGTTCTGAGGATGATGCCGATGAAATATCCGCCACAAGCCTCGATGCCATTCGCGATGCCGACGCCGGAGCAGGTGCGCATCTTCCGTGTGGTGCCTTCAGTCATCTCCGTGCTCGACTACTCGAAGGGTTTCGGCCACACGGATCTCGTGACCTTTTGA
- a CDS encoding NTP pyrophosphohydrolase, which produces MLITSRDTGRWVLPKGWPEAKEPLCEAAAREAGEEAGLRGSVSHLEAGRYFYAKVLASGEEVPCEVLVFPLHVDKIADRWKEKHSRTRKWVSSSEAVRMVNEPDLCQIIAYFCADPRRFS; this is translated from the coding sequence ATGCTGATCACCAGCCGTGATACCGGTCGCTGGGTGTTGCCGAAGGGTTGGCCGGAAGCCAAGGAGCCGCTCTGCGAGGCGGCGGCGCGCGAAGCCGGCGAGGAAGCCGGATTGCGCGGAAGCGTCTCCCATCTCGAAGCCGGCCGTTACTTCTACGCCAAGGTGCTGGCTTCCGGCGAAGAAGTGCCTTGCGAGGTGCTGGTGTTTCCGCTGCACGTCGACAAGATCGCCGACCGCTGGAAGGAAAAGCACTCCCGCACCCGCAAATGGGTCAGTTCCAGCGAAGCGGTGCGCATGGTCAATGAACCGGATCTTTGCCAGATCATCGCCTATTTCTGTGCCGACCCACGCAGATTCTCCTAA
- a CDS encoding transcriptional activator AmpR, with protein MSWELPPLGAIRVFEAAARLGSFTKAAEELGMTQSAASYQIKVLEERAGTPLFIRKTRQIALTEAGQQLAPHASGAFSALADAWVATKGGATGVLSVTTMETFATNWLAVWLGTFQLMHADLAVKVNTSPRLVDFTREDMDIGIRTGTGNWPGLTAHYLFKADYTPMLSPKLAESVGGIRRPEDLYKVPLCCADDPWWKIWFEAAGVPFEPDRVIAGPMLGSQAYDAMAALTDRGAAILTRNIYSALLANGQLIQPFDVLGSDGDGYWLVHLESRRNTPKIKVFRDWVLAQTAEIRMQEARQT; from the coding sequence ATGAGTTGGGAGTTGCCTCCACTAGGGGCTATCAGGGTCTTTGAAGCCGCAGCCAGACTGGGCAGTTTTACCAAGGCGGCCGAAGAACTCGGCATGACACAGTCGGCGGCCAGCTATCAGATCAAGGTGCTGGAAGAACGCGCCGGAACACCGCTTTTCATAAGAAAAACAAGGCAAATTGCCTTGACCGAGGCCGGGCAGCAGCTGGCGCCGCATGCATCCGGCGCTTTCTCGGCGCTGGCGGATGCGTGGGTCGCGACCAAGGGTGGAGCGACCGGCGTGCTGTCGGTGACGACCATGGAAACCTTCGCGACGAACTGGCTGGCCGTGTGGCTTGGAACATTCCAGCTGATGCATGCCGATCTTGCCGTGAAGGTCAATACATCGCCCCGGCTGGTCGATTTCACACGCGAGGACATGGACATCGGCATCCGGACCGGCACCGGAAATTGGCCCGGTCTGACGGCGCACTATCTTTTCAAGGCCGACTATACGCCCATGCTCAGCCCAAAACTGGCCGAGAGCGTGGGAGGCATCCGCCGCCCCGAGGATCTCTACAAGGTGCCGCTGTGCTGTGCCGACGATCCCTGGTGGAAAATCTGGTTCGAAGCGGCCGGCGTACCCTTCGAGCCCGATCGTGTCATTGCGGGCCCGATGCTGGGTTCGCAGGCCTATGATGCAATGGCGGCGCTGACCGATCGGGGCGCGGCCATCCTCACCCGCAATATCTACAGCGCCCTGCTGGCGAACGGTCAGTTGATACAGCCGTTCGACGTCCTTGGATCCGACGGCGACGGCTATTGGCTGGTGCATCTGGAAAGCCGCCGCAACACACCGAAGATCAAAGTGTTCCGGGATTGGGTGCTGGCCCAGACTGCGGAGATTCGGATGCAGGAAGCGCGCCAGACATAG
- a CDS encoding undecaprenol kinase encodes MADICTQGVDTGFVGLGFAKVAFLGLVQGITELLPISSTAHMRIVPAVLGWQDPGSAFSAAMQLAALAAVISYFWGDVRDILFGSLDALTRRDFADRHFRLASWIVLATIPIVIAGVALSGVLNACNSPLRSLSVIGWSCIAMAILLALAEIFARHKRTIGEASLTDALLVGVAQIGALIPGVSRSGSTLTAALGLGFKRAEAARFSFLLGLPAIALAGLKELWELHKVHLDAHGWSVLATGLVVASISAFFAIWGLMRVLERFSAWPFVIYRGLLGVVLLLGLAMGWLA; translated from the coding sequence ATGGCTGACATCTGCACTCAAGGCGTAGACACCGGCTTCGTCGGCCTGGGATTTGCCAAAGTCGCCTTTCTCGGCCTGGTGCAGGGCATCACCGAATTGCTGCCGATTTCCTCGACCGCCCACATGCGCATCGTGCCGGCGGTACTCGGCTGGCAGGATCCGGGGTCCGCCTTCTCCGCCGCCATGCAGCTTGCCGCCCTTGCCGCCGTGATCAGCTATTTCTGGGGCGATGTGAGGGATATTCTGTTCGGTTCGCTCGACGCTCTCACGCGGCGCGATTTCGCCGACCGGCATTTCCGGCTGGCTTCCTGGATCGTGCTGGCGACGATCCCGATCGTCATTGCCGGCGTCGCGCTATCGGGCGTTCTCAACGCCTGCAATTCGCCGCTGCGCAGCCTGAGCGTGATCGGATGGTCCTGTATCGCCATGGCGATCCTGCTGGCTCTCGCCGAGATTTTCGCCCGCCACAAACGCACCATCGGCGAAGCCTCGCTCACCGATGCGCTGCTTGTCGGCGTGGCGCAGATTGGCGCGCTGATACCCGGCGTCTCGCGTTCTGGCTCGACCTTGACGGCGGCGCTGGGGCTCGGCTTCAAGCGGGCCGAGGCGGCGCGCTTCTCGTTCCTGCTCGGACTGCCAGCGATCGCGCTTGCCGGCCTCAAGGAGCTGTGGGAACTGCATAAGGTTCACCTCGACGCCCATGGCTGGTCGGTTCTTGCCACCGGGCTGGTCGTCGCCTCGATCTCCGCCTTCTTCGCCATCTGGGGCCTGATGCGCGTGCTGGAACGCTTCTCCGCCTGGCCTTTCGTCATCTACCGCGGCCTGCTCGGCGTCGTCCTGTTGCTCGGCTTGGCGATGGGGTGGCTGGCTTAG
- a CDS encoding ribonucleotide-diphosphate reductase subunit alpha, protein MRIERRFTKPGQSAYAEIEFRKALSEIKNPDGSVVFRLDNIDVPAQFSQVAADILAQKYFRKAGVPARLKKVEENDVPSFLWRSVADEAELAKLPEAERYGSEIDARQVFDRLAGTWTYWGYKGGYFKSEEDARTFRDELAYMLATQRVAPNSPQWFNTGLHWAYGIDGPSQGHFYVDPFTGKLTKSKSSYEHPQPHACFIQGVQDDLVNEGGIMDLWVREARLFKYGSGTGSNFSLLRGEGEKLSGGGRSSGLMSFLKIGDRAAGAIKSGGTTRRAAKMVIVDADHPDIEEFIDWKVNEEQKVASLVTGSKIVKKHLEAIMKACVNCEGHDDDCFDPAINTALKREIKAAKKSAVPENYIYRVIQFAKQGYTSMSFKTYDTDWDSDAYLTVSGQNSNNSVSLKDNFLRAVEDDADWHLTARKDGKVLKTLKARDLWEKIGYAAWASADPGLHFNTTMNDWHTCASAGAIRASNPCSEYMFLDDTACNLASINLLPYRNADGTIDIAAYEHTVRLWTIVLEISVMMAQFPSKEIAKLSYEYRTLGLGYANIGGLLMTSGIPYDSDEGRAICAALTAIMTGVAYATSAEMASELGAFPDYDRNAQNMLRVMRNHRRAAYGDKDGYEKLAVNPVPLVASDLKQQALAEHAKAAWDRAIELGEEHGYRNAQATVIAPTGTIGLVMDCDTTGIEPDFALVKFKKLAGGGYFKIINRAVPEALRTLGYSESQIAEIEAYAVGHGNLNQAPGINPGSLKAKGFSDDKIAALNAALKSAFDIKFVFNQWTLGADWVKETFGFTDEQLNDFSFEMLPAMGFSRKDIEAANIHVCGAMTLEGAPFLKAEHLAVFDCASPCGKIGKRSLSINSHIQMMAAAQPFISGAISKTINMPNDATVEDAKGAYMLSWKLALKANALYRDGSKLSQPLNASLLADGEEDEDDAVEQLIAAPAAARAAQITERIVERIIERVSREQEKLPGRRKGYTQKAKIGGNTIFLRTGEYDDGRLGEIFIDMNKEGATLRGLLNNFAIAISLGLQYGVPLDEYVHAFTFTKFEPAGMVIGNDAIKSATSILDYVFRELAISYLGRNDLAHVDQSDFSNTALGRGISEGKTDAVSKGLTRGSPVKLVSRAIGNEPKGFAGAGAPARSAPTAFSGSNVLALKPASDEAIAYKRDYEERAKELAEDIAFEEVAGSASDTTAALFTDAAANEAAEAKKLAADRRAKSLLQGYTGNSCSECQNFTMVRNGTCEKCDTCGATSGCS, encoded by the coding sequence ATGCGCATCGAGCGTCGCTTCACCAAGCCAGGGCAATCTGCTTATGCGGAGATCGAATTCCGCAAGGCACTTTCCGAGATCAAGAATCCGGATGGCTCGGTGGTGTTCCGCTTGGACAATATCGATGTGCCGGCGCAGTTCTCCCAGGTCGCCGCCGACATTCTGGCGCAGAAGTATTTCCGCAAGGCCGGTGTCCCCGCGCGGCTGAAGAAGGTCGAGGAGAACGACGTCCCCTCCTTCCTGTGGCGCTCCGTTGCCGATGAAGCCGAACTTGCCAAGCTGCCGGAAGCCGAGCGCTACGGCTCCGAGATCGACGCCCGCCAGGTTTTTGACCGTCTCGCCGGCACCTGGACCTATTGGGGCTACAAGGGCGGCTACTTCAAGTCGGAGGAAGACGCGCGCACCTTCCGCGACGAGCTCGCCTATATGCTGGCCACGCAGCGCGTCGCGCCGAACTCGCCGCAATGGTTCAACACCGGCCTGCACTGGGCCTACGGCATCGACGGTCCGAGCCAGGGCCACTTCTATGTCGACCCCTTCACCGGCAAGCTGACCAAGTCGAAATCCTCCTACGAGCATCCGCAACCGCATGCCTGCTTCATCCAGGGCGTGCAGGACGACCTCGTCAACGAGGGCGGCATCATGGATCTGTGGGTGCGTGAAGCGCGCCTGTTCAAATACGGCTCCGGCACCGGCTCGAACTTCTCGCTGCTGCGCGGCGAAGGCGAAAAGCTGTCTGGCGGCGGCCGTTCGTCCGGCCTGATGAGCTTCCTCAAGATCGGCGACCGTGCGGCGGGCGCCATCAAGTCGGGCGGCACGACTCGCCGTGCGGCGAAAATGGTCATCGTCGACGCCGACCACCCCGATATCGAGGAATTCATCGACTGGAAGGTCAATGAAGAGCAGAAGGTCGCCTCGCTGGTGACCGGCTCCAAGATCGTCAAGAAGCATCTCGAAGCCATCATGAAGGCCTGCGTTAATTGCGAAGGCCATGACGACGACTGCTTCGATCCGGCCATCAACACGGCGCTGAAGCGCGAGATCAAGGCGGCCAAGAAGTCGGCCGTGCCGGAGAACTACATCTATCGCGTCATCCAGTTCGCCAAGCAAGGCTACACCTCGATGTCGTTCAAGACCTACGACACCGACTGGGATTCGGATGCCTATCTGACGGTTTCGGGCCAGAACTCCAACAATTCGGTGTCGCTGAAGGACAATTTCCTGCGCGCAGTCGAGGACGACGCCGACTGGCACCTGACCGCCCGCAAGGACGGCAAGGTGCTGAAGACGCTGAAGGCCAGGGATCTCTGGGAAAAGATCGGCTACGCCGCCTGGGCGTCGGCGGATCCGGGCCTGCATTTCAACACGACGATGAACGACTGGCACACTTGCGCTTCGGCCGGTGCGATCCGGGCCTCCAACCCGTGCTCGGAATACATGTTCCTCGACGACACGGCCTGCAACCTCGCCTCGATCAACCTGCTGCCCTACCGCAATGCCGACGGCACGATCGACATCGCCGCCTACGAGCACACCGTGCGGCTGTGGACCATCGTTCTCGAAATCTCTGTGATGATGGCGCAGTTCCCGTCGAAGGAGATCGCCAAACTCTCCTACGAATACCGCACGCTCGGCCTCGGCTACGCCAACATTGGCGGCCTGCTGATGACCTCGGGCATTCCCTACGATTCCGACGAGGGCCGCGCCATCTGCGCCGCGCTCACCGCCATCATGACGGGCGTCGCCTACGCCACTTCGGCGGAAATGGCCTCCGAACTCGGCGCCTTCCCGGACTATGACCGCAACGCCCAGAACATGCTGCGCGTCATGCGCAATCATCGCCGCGCCGCCTATGGCGACAAGGACGGCTATGAGAAGCTCGCCGTCAACCCGGTGCCGCTGGTCGCCTCCGACCTCAAGCAGCAGGCGCTGGCCGAGCATGCGAAAGCCGCCTGGGACCGCGCCATCGAGCTTGGCGAGGAACACGGCTACCGCAATGCGCAGGCAACCGTCATCGCGCCGACCGGCACGATCGGTCTGGTCATGGATTGCGACACCACCGGCATCGAGCCTGACTTCGCGCTGGTGAAGTTCAAGAAGCTCGCCGGCGGCGGCTATTTCAAGATCATCAACCGCGCCGTGCCGGAAGCGCTGCGCACGCTCGGCTATTCCGAGAGCCAGATCGCCGAGATCGAGGCCTATGCGGTCGGCCACGGCAACCTCAACCAAGCGCCCGGCATCAACCCCGGCTCGCTCAAGGCCAAGGGTTTCAGCGACGACAAGATCGCGGCGCTCAACGCCGCGCTGAAGTCGGCCTTCGACATCAAGTTCGTCTTCAACCAGTGGACGCTCGGCGCCGACTGGGTGAAGGAGACCTTTGGCTTCACCGACGAGCAGCTCAACGACTTCTCGTTCGAGATGCTGCCGGCGATGGGCTTTTCCAGGAAGGACATCGAGGCCGCCAACATCCATGTCTGCGGAGCGATGACGCTGGAAGGCGCGCCCTTCCTCAAGGCCGAACACCTCGCCGTGTTCGACTGCGCCAGCCCTTGCGGCAAGATCGGCAAGCGTTCGCTTTCGATCAACAGCCACATCCAGATGATGGCGGCGGCGCAGCCCTTCATCTCCGGCGCCATCTCCAAGACCATCAACATGCCCAACGATGCGACGGTGGAGGACGCCAAGGGCGCCTACATGCTGTCGTGGAAGCTGGCGCTGAAGGCCAATGCGCTTTACCGCGACGGCTCGAAACTGTCGCAGCCGCTCAATGCCTCGCTGCTCGCCGATGGCGAGGAGGATGAGGACGATGCGGTCGAACAGCTGATCGCGGCCCCGGCCGCGGCGCGCGCGGCGCAGATCACCGAGCGGATCGTCGAGCGCATCATCGAACGCGTGTCGCGCGAGCAGGAAAAGCTGCCCGGCCGCCGCAAGGGTTATACGCAGAAGGCCAAGATCGGTGGCAACACCATCTTCCTGCGCACCGGCGAATATGATGATGGCCGCCTCGGCGAGATCTTCATCGACATGAACAAGGAAGGCGCCACGCTGCGTGGCCTTCTCAACAACTTCGCCATCGCGATTTCGCTCGGCCTGCAGTACGGCGTGCCGCTCGACGAATACGTGCACGCCTTCACCTTCACCAAGTTCGAGCCGGCCGGCATGGTCATCGGCAACGATGCCATCAAGAGCGCGACGTCGATCCTCGACTACGTGTTCCGCGAACTGGCCATCTCCTATCTCGGCCGCAACGACCTTGCCCATGTCGACCAGTCGGACTTCTCCAACACCGCACTCGGCCGTGGTATCAGCGAAGGCAAGACCGACGCCGTCTCCAAGGGGCTGACCCGCGGTTCGCCGGTGAAGCTGGTGTCGAGGGCAATCGGCAACGAGCCGAAGGGCTTTGCCGGCGCCGGCGCCCCTGCCCGCTCGGCGCCGACTGCTTTCTCCGGCTCCAACGTGCTGGCCCTGAAGCCGGCCAGCGACGAGGCGATCGCCTACAAGCGAGACTATGAGGAGCGGGCCAAGGAATTGGCCGAGGACATCGCCTTCGAGGAAGTGGCCGGCTCTGCTTCCGACACCACGGCAGCGCTGTTCACCGACGCCGCGGCCAATGAAGCCGCCGAGGCGAAGAAACTCGCCGCCGACCGCCGCGCCAAGTCGCTGCTGCAAGGCTACACCGGCAATTCCTGCTCCGAGTGCCAGAACTTTACGATGGTGCGGAACGGGACGTGTGAAAAGTGCGACACGTGCGGCGCGACGAGCGGGTGCAGCTGA
- a CDS encoding transglutaminase family protein cysteine peptidase BTLCP, protein MASSTGWRRKAKGLAVAVAVFYSVAGSAYAAPASMVIGGSTSQPIGHYDFCKIHVAECSIRSPDSVPEHLNSKLLHDISAVNLSVNTRVKPMSDMDNYGKDEWWAYPDNGFGDCEDYALEKRRELNSLGIAIANLLMTVVRKPDGEGHAVLTVRTDKGDFILDNLTDKVRLWNQTSYRYLKRQASDNTGHWVSILGGDEQLVSAVK, encoded by the coding sequence ATGGCATCCTCGACGGGTTGGCGCCGCAAGGCGAAGGGGCTGGCGGTTGCCGTGGCCGTTTTCTATTCGGTGGCGGGTTCGGCCTATGCTGCGCCTGCTTCCATGGTTATCGGCGGCTCGACCTCCCAGCCCATCGGCCACTATGATTTTTGCAAGATCCATGTCGCCGAATGCTCGATCCGCTCGCCCGACAGCGTGCCGGAACACCTGAACAGCAAGCTGCTGCACGATATCTCGGCCGTGAATCTCTCGGTCAACACGCGCGTCAAGCCGATGAGCGACATGGACAATTACGGCAAGGACGAGTGGTGGGCCTATCCGGACAATGGTTTTGGCGATTGTGAGGATTACGCGCTGGAAAAGCGACGTGAGCTCAACAGCCTGGGCATTGCCATAGCCAATCTTTTGATGACAGTGGTTCGCAAGCCTGACGGCGAGGGTCACGCCGTGCTGACGGTGCGCACCGACAAGGGCGACTTCATCCTCGACAATCTGACCGACAAGGTCCGCCTCTGGAACCAGACCAGCTATCGCTACCTGAAACGGCAGGCGAGCGACAATACGGGGCACTGGGTCTCCATCCTGGGTGGCGACGAACAGCTGGTCAGCGCCGTCAAATAG
- a CDS encoding dedA family protein: MQSFIDQSVCFIENHQAWAGLVVGLLAFGESLVLVGILLPGTTVLIIVGGLVGAGIVQPLPVLLAAMIGAALGDTISYFLGRWLGRGVVHKWPLNRHRREVARARLFFHRYGFAAVFVGRFFGPVRATVPLVAGMMGMHRRRFQIANILSAIIWAPVVLSPGWLVAKGAGSIPELDVTSRFGLAGIAVAALIVVAVIVFKFRGKRTARA, translated from the coding sequence GTGCAGTCGTTCATCGACCAGAGCGTTTGTTTCATCGAGAACCATCAGGCCTGGGCAGGCCTCGTGGTCGGGCTGCTGGCCTTTGGTGAGTCGCTGGTGCTGGTCGGCATCCTCTTGCCCGGCACGACGGTGCTCATCATTGTCGGCGGCCTGGTGGGAGCCGGCATCGTCCAGCCTCTGCCCGTTCTTCTGGCTGCGATGATCGGGGCGGCGCTCGGCGATACCATCTCCTACTTCCTCGGCAGATGGCTGGGGCGCGGTGTCGTCCACAAATGGCCGCTCAATCGCCACCGCCGCGAGGTCGCCAGGGCGCGGCTATTCTTCCATCGTTATGGTTTTGCAGCGGTTTTCGTCGGCCGCTTCTTCGGCCCGGTCCGCGCCACCGTGCCGCTGGTCGCGGGCATGATGGGCATGCACCGGCGCCGCTTCCAGATCGCCAACATCCTGTCGGCGATCATCTGGGCTCCCGTCGTGCTGTCGCCGGGATGGCTGGTGGCCAAGGGCGCCGGCAGCATTCCCGAGCTCGATGTGACCAGCCGGTTCGGGTTGGCGGGGATCGCCGTCGCTGCCCTGATCGTCGTAGCGGTGATTGTTTTCAAGTTTCGGGGCAAGCGAACGGCGCGAGCCTAG